Proteins encoded together in one Mus pahari chromosome 9, PAHARI_EIJ_v1.1, whole genome shotgun sequence window:
- the Caps2 gene encoding calcyphosin-2, producing the protein MDLEVKGVAASRSQTQLFSGRKNSLQQGWTSRSWAIQNSCLPMVPPLDLGSLVDSDEEDNFSQTPRGTVHVHLNPPQSQPAVDWVLPCQRADTQHRLQEVEQDIIPEDLPAPTGKYKLKYQQYASEMKDGYQQYIQRSTGKPQAASGPKATEKVEGASLEDLMTLDRKALLQQGYADSPCRRQSLARRSHVETVALEKKKQTVAEQMMIDHLSRAVISDPEQDLNTKNQESSHVPPDSERAPLRVRKRTLHETKIRTNSALTENDLSQKVEFEGRVLTRNGRDACRELIGFFFTHDRSLTVYEYRMFGKNRSSVLPFIKKDIYYHQCGRRKGKQYQLGDIYTGATLTFLSCDQPSLPKTIKENALLRLRITNIDRVALNSLKVASVEQGEEDAVSLEARDQLVLQAIQDKLKEQLHKKGARILTGLGKYFQGLDKEGNGLLEKADFLRALKTFHLEVSEQDFESSWLILQGYGHSENKVDYGEFKRAIFGEMNEYRKSFVRKAFMKLDFNKTGIVSAIDIRKCYCAKKHPRVISGHSTEEEIKSSFLETLKGVCSKYDEVSYSEFEDYYEGLSIGVAGDEDFINILCTPWGI; encoded by the exons ATGGATTTAGAGGTAAAAGGAGTGGCTGCCTCCAGGAGCCAGACTCAGCTATTTTCTGGAAGAAAGAATTCACTGCAA CAAGGATGGACTTCTAGATCATGGGCAATCCAAAATTCCTGCCTACCTAT GGTCCCACCACTTGATCTGGGAAGCCTTGTTGACTCTGATGAGGAG gaTAATTTTTCACAAACACCACGTGGTACAGTCCATGTTCATCTTAACCCACCGCAGTCACAGCCTGCTGTGGACTGGGTTCTGCCATGTCAAAGAGCTGACACTCAGCATCGACTACAGGAAGTG GAACAGGACATAATACCTGAGGATTTGCCAGCGCCAACAGGCAAATATAAGCTAAAGTACCAGCAGTATGCAAGCGAAATGAAAGACGGCTACCAACAGTACATTCAGAGGAGTACAGGGAAGCCACAGGCAGCAAGTGGGCCCAAGGCAACCGAGAAG GTGGAAGGAGCCAGTCTGGAAGACCTCATGACTTTGGACAGGAAAGCCCTCTTACAGCAAGGCTACGCAGATAGCCCTTGCCGCAGACAGAGCCTCGCGAGGAGATCACATGTG GAGACGGTGGCTctagagaagaagaaacagaccGTTGCAGAGCAAATGATGATAGACCACTTATCCAG GGCTGTCATCAGCGATCCAGAACAAGATTTAAACACCAAGAACCAAGAGAGTTCTCATGTCCCTCCAGACTCAGAGAGGGCGCCACTTCGAGTCAGGAAACGAACTCTGCATGAAACGAA GATAAGAACCAACTCCGCATTAACAGAGAATGACCTTTCTCAGAAAGTAGAATTCGAAGGGAGGGTCTTAACAAG aaatgGACGCGACGCCTGCAGAGAACTGATTGGGTTTTTCTTTACCCATGACCGGTCCCTAACCGTGTATGAATATCGAATGTTTGGGAAAAACAG GTCAAGCGTGCtcccttttattaaaaaagacatttattacCATCAGTGTGGACgaagaaaaggaaagcaatatCAGCTTGGCGACATCTAtact GGTGCAACTTTGACATTTTTGAGCTGTGATCAACCTAGCCTTCCAAAgaccataaaagaaaatgcattgcTTAGACTTCGAATTACAAATATTGATCGAGTAGCTTTGAATTCTCTTAA AGTGGCCTCTGTGGAACAAGGGGAAGAAGATGCAGTCAGTCTGGAGGCTCGTGATCAGCTGGTGCTACAGGCCATTCAGG ATAAACTGAAAGAGCAACTGCACAAGAAGGGTGCTCGTATTTTGACTGGATTGGGAAAATACTTCCAAGGTTTGGACAAGGAAGGGAATGGGCTTTTAGAAAAGGCAGATTTTCTGCGAGCTCTGAAAACCTTTCACTTGGAAGTGTCTGAACAG gactttgaGTCTTCCTGGCTAATTCTGCAAGGATATGGCCATAGTGAGAACAAGGTTGACTATGGGGAATTCAAACGTGCCATTTTTGgtgaaatgaatgaatatagGAAGTCATTTGTTCGCAAG GCCTTCATGAAACTGGATTTTAACAAAACCGGCATCGTGTCTGCTATAGACATAAGAAAGTGTTACTGCGCCAAGAAGCATCCACGTGTGATCTCAG GGCATTCAACAGAGGAGGAAATCAAATCATCTTTCCTAGAGACATTAAAAGGTGTCTGCAGCAAGTACGACGAAGTTTCATACAGTGAATTTGAAGATTACTATGAAGGCCTAAGTATAGGGGTAGCAGGCGATGAAGACTTTATCAACATCTTATGTACTCCGTGGGGAATTTAG